From Plodia interpunctella isolate USDA-ARS_2022_Savannah chromosome 18, ilPloInte3.2, whole genome shotgun sequence, a single genomic window includes:
- the LOC128677887 gene encoding uncharacterized protein LOC128677887 codes for MNPRKKYTKEDVQNAIMAINNGSSVYKVSRQYNIPETTLRDKRDKKYCGDVAGRKTILSKSEETKIVDWIHYLGKQGFPVSKEQLKQGVAKLVENLNRPNTFKDGVPGKHWLANFLSRHPTVAKRVAQTLPTHRNKVTEQDVRNWFERVKTYFETNNLLSVLEDESRVFNCDETAFFLCPKEKDVLVKKGSKRVYNRVANDDKECLTVLVNVSAAGKIAPPMVLYPYKRLPKSLSQTVPPTWGIGCTESGWMNMEAFYEYVANVFYKWLLENKITMPVALFMDGHTSHISLPLSIFCKEKGIILVALFPNSTHILQPLDVGVFRPVKGAWKEIVHEFRVNNNYAKLKRTDFAKEVEKCFEKSLKVETIKNSFRSTGIFPFDVNNINFSKVIPQETDCTAVINSQEEPSAEQSNTFIKEFEKRLDPEILINFNNSGSEWRGEEKYRCLFEFWKKIQQEEPHSLSIFNDTTIMNNIQDCDLSDVVLNVEIGSNGSVILPLSPNPESIMSNDISKRDTDQPLTPREKYSRQCSNDSGSVLQRESTLERVTEPVLQPCCSRTINLQLSRASSRQSSSDLALDIFDPVDSSNQNKENIVFKSTTFDLKPNEDVSLACCSKSQNITLSRASSGQSSNDLAIDIFNSKCLYNKLDVENTTSNTKVIFPTPFKTAFYFPKSTKKTLTRKTKKLTPTVAVADEFIEYQRRVEKEKKEKNEGILKRREERLKKQEEKKLEKLKAAQRKTKEKNNTKKLALEKSSVLEKIAEDQENEANIDDDNLLTPYRQNNLTCILNSESSNDNENITLTNKKAAIIKKSYFELFGDSTSEDST; via the coding sequence ATGAAcccaagaaaaaaatatacaaaagaaGACGTTCAAAATGCTATCATGGCAATTAATAATGGCAGTAGCGTTTATAAAGTTTCTCGACAATATAATATTCCAGAAACTACATTGAGAGATAaacgtgataaaaaatattgcggtGACGTTGCCGGCAGAAAAACGATACTCTCCAAATCTGAAGAAACAAAGATTGTTGACTGGATCCATTATTTAGGAAAGCAAGGTTTCCCTGTTTCCAAGGAACAATTGAAGCAAGGAGTAGCGAAGCTAGTAGAAAATTTAAACAGACCAAATACTTTTAAAGATGGTGTTCCTGGTAAACACTGGCTTGCCAATTTCTTATCAAGACATCCAACTGTTGCCAAGAGAGTAGCACAAACATTGCCCACTCATCGTAACAAAGTGACTGAACAAGATGTGCGCAATTGGTTTGAAAGAGTGAAAACCTATTTTgagacaaataatttattaagtgtACTTGAAGATGAGTCGAGAGTTTTTAACTGCGATGAAACAGCTTTTTTTCTTTGCCCCAAAGAAAAAGACGTATTAGTAAAGAAGGGAAGCAAGCGAGTGTACAACAGAGTTGCTAACGATGATAAAGAATGTTTAACCGTATTAGTCAATGTTTCTGCCGCTGGTAAAATAGCTCCACCTATGGTGTTGTATCCATACAAACGGCTGCCAAAAAGCTTATCTCAGACGGTTCCACCCACGTGGGGTATAGGATGCACGGAATCAGGGTGGATGAACATGGAGGCCTTCTATGAATATGTAGcgaatgtattttataaatggttactagaaaacaaaataacaatgccCGTTGCTCTCTTTATGGATGGCCATACCTCACATATTTCCTTGCCACTCAGTATTTTTTGCAAAGAAAAAGGAATCATACTCGTTGCATTATTCCCAAATTCGACGCATATCCTTCAACCTCTGGATGTTGGAGTTTTTCGACCTGTTAAGGGTGCGTGGAAAGAAATCGTTCACGAGTTTAgagtaaataacaattatgccaaattaaaaCGCACAGACTTTGCCAAAGAAGTAGAAAAATGTTTCGAAAAAAGTCTTAAagtagaaacaataaaaaatagctttaGAAGCACTGGAATCTTTCCATTtgatgttaataatattaacttcTCAAAAGTAATTCCGCAGGAAACAGATTGTACCGCTGTAATTAATTCACAGGAGGAACCATCCGCAGAGCAAtctaatacttttattaaggAGTTTGAGAAACGACTGGATCCAGAAATtcttataaatttcaataattctgGAAGCGAGTGGAGAGGCGAGGAAAAATACAGgtgtttatttgaattttggaAGAAAATCCAACAAGAAGAACCACATTCATTATCTATTTTCAACGATACAACAATTATGAACAATATACAAGATTGTGATTTGTCAGATGTTGTTTTGAATGTAGAAATAGGTTCAAATGGCAGTGTCATACTACCCTTGAGCCCTAATCCTGAATCCATCATGAGCAATGACATTTCCAAGCGAGATACTGATCAGCCTTTGACGCCACGGGAAAAATATTCACGACAATGTTCAAATGATTCTGGCAGTGTTTTGCAAAGGGAAAGTACACTTGAGCGTGTAACTGAACCTGTATTACAACCTTGTTGTTCAAGGACTATAAATCTTCAATTATCCCGAGCAAGTTCACGACAGTCAAGCAGTGATCTAGCGTTAGACATTTTTGATCCTGTTGACAGCTCTAACCAGaataaggaaaatatcgtaTTCAAAAGCACTACTTTTGATTTGAAACCAAACGAAGATGTGTCACTAGCTTGTTGTTccaaatcacaaaatattacattatccCGAGCAAGCTCAGGGCAGTCAAGCAATGATCTAGCAATCGATATTTTTAACTCCAAGTGtttgtataataaactagatgttgAAAACACTACTTCTaatacgaaagtaatttttcCAACTCCATTTAAAACAGCATTTTACTTTCCAAAGTCCACCAAGAAAACATTAActagaaaaactaaaaaactaactCCAACAGTTGCAGTTGCAGATGAATTTATAGAATATCAACGTAGAGTTGAAAaagagaagaaagaaaaaaatgaggGGATTCTTAAAAGACGAGAAGagagattaaaaaaacaagagGAAAAGAAATTAGAAAAACTCAAAGCAGCGCAGAGGAAaacaaaggaaaaaaataatacaaaaaaactcGCATTAGAGAAGTCAAGCGTCCTTGAAAAAATTGCAGAAGATCAGGAAAATGAGGCAAATATAGATGATGACAATTTACTAACACCTTATCGACAAAATAATCTAACTTGTATATTGAATTCTGAATCCTCTAACGATAAtgaaaacataacattaacaaataaaaaagctgccattattaaaaaatcttattttgagTTGTTCGGTGACTCTACATCGGAGGATTCAACATAG